Proteins found in one Sphaeramia orbicularis chromosome 8, fSphaOr1.1, whole genome shotgun sequence genomic segment:
- the xylt2 gene encoding xylosyltransferase 2: MVASARVQKLLRRYKLAIAAALTILLIQGLVVWSLRSLEEGEAERKTRRSKLPDHNNQDPKRDTALWEKQNSLSGRNRGRWSARSERTGGTAASALRRGTSRRGGKPSIRLKTPPERGAGLDGIIPHDLSSSRNFTESRGGTDGAARLPAVAIPGEPGSVDGAHQAPSSDFAPKCDIIGKDALSALHRAASQQCRQEIANIVCQHQAGQLMPDSLPQFCPQLGVSNPVQAVGELDNSLAKVENPVRVAFVLMVHGRAVRQLKRLIKAIYHRDHYYYIHVDKRSGYMHREVLQIAQQYPNVRATPWRMVTIWGGASLLKAYLHSMQDLLSMLDWKWDFFINLSATDFPTRTNSELVAFLSQHRDKNFLKSHGRENARFIKKQGLDRLFHECDNHMWRLGERHIPEGLEVSGGSDWFALTRRFVEYVINSQDKLVLGLKQFYSYALLPAESFFHTVLGNSHMCDTLVDNNLRVTNWNRKLGCKCQYKHIVDWCGCSPNDFKPQDLIRIQQLTRPTFFARKFESTVNQEAIDILDTHLYGQYAPGTVAIKAYWESLFEQLDGVGSLSDVALTAYSSFFRLGLKNLVTTQSSIEACRFEPVGYPLSVHLYFYDDRFQGYLVHQEVQNVGSKVREKLEMWAVPQATLVLENNLKEFERLKNLEIGTEWDPKERLFRNFGGVIGPLDEPLAVQKWARGPNLTATIVWIDPALVVAASYDISVDVDAEYTQYKPPLQHPLRPGAWTVRVLKQWERIAEVHFLVMPLTFKDKEPLRKGEDSWLLAGPPGNLYLEQSFQQLSSVLKLPPQEPAMHEAQRNAQLVGRPLEAWLDNGIAAFWVIGDLCSTQTSSCPALGPCSKTSWSSMSPDPKSELGPVKSDGRIR; the protein is encoded by the exons ATGGTGGCCAGCGCTCGAGTGCAGAAGCTTCTCCGTCGATATAAACTAGCGATTGCCGCCGCATTAACTATTCTCCTGATCCAAGGGCTTGTAGTATGGAGTCTAAGAAGTCTGGAGGAAGGCGAGGCAGAG AGAAAAACACGACGTTCAAAGCTCCCTGACCACAACAACCAGGACCCAAAAAGAGATACTGCACTTTGGGAAAAGCAAAATTCTCTGTCGGGGAGGAATAGAGGCCGATGGAGTGCCAGGTCGGAAAGGACAGGGGGCACAGCAGCCAGTGCACTGAGGAGAGGGACAAGCCGGAGAGGAGGAAAACCCAGCATCAGATTGAAGACTCCACCGGAGCGGGGGGCTGGTTTGGATGGCATCATTCCCCATGACCTGTCCAGCAGCCGGAACTTCACCGAGAGTCGTGGTGGCACAGATGGAGCTGCTAGATTGCCAGCTGTTGCCATACCAGGGGAACCTGGCAGTGTGGACGGGGCCCACCAAGCCCCCAGCAGTGACTTTGCGCCTAAATGCGATATCATAGGCAAGGACGCACTGTCGGCCTTGCATCGTGCAGCATCACAGCAGTGCCGACAGGAGATCGCTAACATCGTGTGCCAGCATCAGGCTGGACAACTCATGCCAGACTCGCTTCCTCAGTTCTGCCCCCAGCTCG GCGTGTCCAATCCAGTTCAGGCTGTTGGTGAACTGGACAACAGCTTGGCAAAGGTGGAGAACCCAGTCAGGGTGGCGTTTGTTCTGATGGTCCATGGCCGTGCTGTACGGCAGCTCAAGCGTCTCATTAAAGCCATATACCACAGAGACCACTACTACTACATTCATGTGGACAAG CGGTCTGGCTACATGCATCGTGAGGTCCTGCAGATAGCCCAGCAGTACCCAAATGTCCGTGCCACCCCATGGCGCATGGTCACCATTTGGGGAGGAGCCAGCTTACTGAAGGCCTACCTTCACAGTATGCAGGACCTGCTCTCTATGTTGGACTGGAAGTGGGattttttcatcaatctcagtgcCACAGACTTCCCCACCAG GACTAATAGTGAACTGGTGGCATTCCTGTCTCAGCATAGAGACAAAAACTTCCTTAAGTCTCATGGGAGAGAGAATGCCAG GTTTATTAAGAAGCAGGGCCTTGATCGTCTCTTCCACGAGTGTGACAACCACATGTGGCGTCTCGGCGAACGCCACATCCCAGAAGGCCTGGAGGTCTCAGGCGGCTCAGATTGGTTCGCACTTACTCGGCGCTTCGTGGAGTATGTCATCAACTCCCAGGACAAGCTGGTGTTGGGGCTGAAACAGTTCTATTCCTACGCTCTGCTCCCTGCTGAG TCCTTTTTCCACACTGTGCTGGGGAACAGCCACATGTGTGACACTCTGGTGGACAATAATCTGCGGGTCACCAACTGGAACCGCAAGCTGGGCTGCAAATGCCAGTACAAACACATCGTTGACTGGTGTGGCTGCTCTCCCAACGATTTCAAACCACAAGACCTCATACGGATCCAG CAACTGACCCGACCGACTTTCTTTGCCCGCAAGTTTGAGTCCACTGTAAACCAGGAGGCTATCGACATCCTGGACACTCACCTGTATGGTCAGTACGCTCCGGGCACAGTTGCCATCAAGGCGTACTGGGAGAGTCTGTTTGAGCAGCTCGATGGTGTCGGCTCACTCAGTGATGTTGCTCTGACTGCCTATAGTTCTTTCTTTCGTTTGGGTCTAAAGAATCTGGTGACCACTCAGAGCAGCATTGAGGCCTGCAG gtttgaACCTGTAGGCTATCCTCTCTCAGTACACTTGTACTTCTATGATGACCGCTTCCAAGGATACCTGGTCCATCAGGAAGTACAGAACGTAGGTTCAAAGGTCAGGGAGAAACTGGAGATGTGGGCAGTGCCCCAGGCCACCCTCGTCCTGGAGAACAACCTTAAAGAATTTGAAAGGCTCAAGAACCTGGAA ATCGGTACAGAGTGGGATCCTAAAGAAAGACTTTTCCGTAACTTCGGTGGGGTGATTGGCCCGTTAGATGAACCACTGGCCGTCCAGAAGTGGGCTCGAGGACCTAACCTCACAGCCACTATCGTGTGGATTGACCCAGCTCTGGTTGTGGCAGCGTCATACGACATCAGTGTGGATGTGGATGCAGAGTACACCCAATACAAACCACCGCTGCAGCACCCTCTGCGACCTGGGGCTTGGACTGTACGGgtgttaaagcagtgggagcGCATTGCAGAAGTTCACTTCTTGGTCatgcctttaacctttaaagataaGGAGCCACTACGCAAAG GAGAGGACAGCTGGCTCCTGGCAGGTCCTCCAGGTAACTTGTACCTGGAGCAGAGCTTCCAGCAGCTGAGCTCCGTGCTGAAGTTGCCGCCGCAGGAGCCTGCGATGCATGAGGCCCAGCGTAACGCCCAGCTGGTGGGTCGGCCTCTCGAAGCATGGCTGGACAATGGCATCGCAGCTTTTTGGGTCATCGGTGACCTGTGCTCCACACAGACTTCCTCATGTCCTGCTTTGGGACCTTGCTCCAAGACTTCATGGAGTTCAATGTCTCCAGACCCAAAATCTGAACTGGGCCCAGTGAAAAGTGATGGACGGATCAGGTAG